One window from the genome of Macaca nemestrina isolate mMacNem1 unplaced genomic scaffold, mMacNem.hap1 Scaffold_93, whole genome shotgun sequence encodes:
- the LOC139361667 gene encoding disco-interacting protein 2 homolog C-like isoform X7 yields the protein MDAYTPPDTSYGSEDEGSVQVDSQGAPTSSQGSIKVEHWISQAIHGSTTSTTSSSSTQSGGSRAAHRLADVMAQTPMDNHSAPPDVTTYTSEHSIQMERPQGSTGSRTAPKYCNAELMETGDALFIIAQTWRQRRNQNVLH from the exons ATACCTCTTATGGCTCAGAAGATGAAGGCTCAGTGCAGGTGGACTCCCAGGGCGCCCCgacctccagccagggcagcatcaaAGTGGAGCACTGGATCAGTCAGGCCATCCACGGCTCCACCACGTCCACCACCTCCTCGTCCTCCACGCAGAGCGGGGGCAGCAGAGCTGCCCACAGGCTAGCGGATGTCATGGCCCAGACCCCCATGG ataatcATTCTGCACCTCCTGACGTAACCACGTACACCTCAGAGCACTCCATACAGATGGAGCGACCACAGGGTTCCACGGGGTCCCGGACAGCGCCCAAGTACTGCAACGCCGAGCTCATGGAGACCGGGGATG ctttattcataattgctcaaacttggaggcaacgaagaaaccaaaatgttcttcactag
- the LOC139361667 gene encoding disco-interacting protein 2 homolog C-like isoform X5, which produces MDAYTPPDTSYGSEDEGSVQVDSQGAPTSSQGSIKVEHWISQAIHGSTTSTTSSSSTQSGGSRAAHRLADVMAQTPMDNHSAPPDVTTYTSEHSIQMERPQGSTGSRTAPKYCNAELMETGDGTTSHALCPWILRTTSQVGVHPLRY; this is translated from the exons ATACCTCTTATGGCTCAGAAGATGAAGGCTCAGTGCAGGTGGACTCCCAGGGCGCCCCgacctccagccagggcagcatcaaAGTGGAGCACTGGATCAGTCAGGCCATCCACGGCTCCACCACGTCCACCACCTCCTCGTCCTCCACGCAGAGCGGGGGCAGCAGAGCTGCCCACAGGCTAGCGGATGTCATGGCCCAGACCCCCATGG ataatcATTCTGCACCTCCTGACGTAACCACGTACACCTCAGAGCACTCCATACAGATGGAGCGACCACAGGGTTCCACGGGGTCCCGGACAGCGCCCAAGTACTGCAACGCCGAGCTCATGGAGACCGGGGATG gaacaacatcccatgctctctgtccctggatattaagaacaacatcacaggtaggtgtacaccccctgcggtattag
- the LOC139361667 gene encoding disco-interacting protein 2 homolog C-like isoform X6, which translates to MDAYTPPDTSYGSEDEGSVQVDSQGAPTSSQGSIKVEHWISQAIHGSTTSTTSSSSTQSGGSRAAHRLADVMAQTPMDNHSAPPDVTTYTSEHSIQMERPQGSTGSRTAPKYCNAELMETGDDTISRLFSLHFLASPREYAG; encoded by the exons ATACCTCTTATGGCTCAGAAGATGAAGGCTCAGTGCAGGTGGACTCCCAGGGCGCCCCgacctccagccagggcagcatcaaAGTGGAGCACTGGATCAGTCAGGCCATCCACGGCTCCACCACGTCCACCACCTCCTCGTCCTCCACGCAGAGCGGGGGCAGCAGAGCTGCCCACAGGCTAGCGGATGTCATGGCCCAGACCCCCATGG ataatcATTCTGCACCTCCTGACGTAACCACGTACACCTCAGAGCACTCCATACAGATGGAGCGACCACAGGGTTCCACGGGGTCCCGGACAGCGCCCAAGTACTGCAACGCCGAGCTCATGGAGACCGGGGATG ataccatttctagattgttttctctacatttccttgcaagtccgagagagtatgctggttag
- the LOC139361667 gene encoding disco-interacting protein 2 homolog C-like isoform X4 → MDAYTPPDTSYGSEDEGSVQVDSQGAPTSSQGSIKVEHWISQAIHGSTTSTTSSSSTQSGGSRAAHRLADVMAQTPMDNHSAPPDVTTYTSEHSIQMERPQGSTGSRTAPKYCNAELMETGDDCFLYISLQVRESMLVSSVSNALPLSLSVKKCRN, encoded by the exons ATACCTCTTATGGCTCAGAAGATGAAGGCTCAGTGCAGGTGGACTCCCAGGGCGCCCCgacctccagccagggcagcatcaaAGTGGAGCACTGGATCAGTCAGGCCATCCACGGCTCCACCACGTCCACCACCTCCTCGTCCTCCACGCAGAGCGGGGGCAGCAGAGCTGCCCACAGGCTAGCGGATGTCATGGCCCAGACCCCCATGG ataatcATTCTGCACCTCCTGACGTAACCACGTACACCTCAGAGCACTCCATACAGATGGAGCGACCACAGGGTTCCACGGGGTCCCGGACAGCGCCCAAGTACTGCAACGCCGAGCTCATGGAGACCGGGGATG attgttttctctacatttccttgcaagtccgagagagtatgctggttagtagtgtgtccaatgcactacctctgtccttgtcagtaaagaaatgtagaaattga